The segment AGAGCCGGCCGGCGGATCCTCGGCGACGAGCATGAACCCAAACACCGTCTGGCCGATGGTGATGCGGTCGCTGTTCTCCAGTTTGCGCCGCTGCTCCTTCTGCCCGTTCACCAGCAGGCCGTTGGCGCTGGCCAGGTCGTAGATAACAAAGCCCTCTTTCTCCAGCCGGACGCGGGCGTGCTGCCGCGACATGGTGGGATCCTCGACCGAGGCCGGGTTGTAGCGGCTGTCGCGACCGATGTCGGTCAGCACATCCAGCCGGAATTCCTTCCCCGCCCGCGGCCCGTTCATCACCACCAGCCAGGCCAACGGCAGGGGCTGAGATAGCTCCGGTTGTAGCACGCGGGTGCGGTCATCCAACGGCGACGAGAGGTCGATGACCTGGCTGCCGATGACCTGGGTGGCCGCCGGCGGGGAGGGGTCTGGACGGCGGCGCAGTGGCGGGGGTGATGGGGCCGGGGTGAGGCGGGTGATGGTGGGGGCTGCGGCCAGGGTCGGGGCTTCCTCGGCCGGCGCTTCGGTCAGTTCCGGGCCGGCGGCCGCTTCGAGGGCATGGACGCCGATGCCGGCGCTGTAGAGCACGAGCGTGATCAGGGCGACGAGGGTGGCGAAGGCGCCCAGGTAGGCCAGGAGGATA is part of the Caldilineales bacterium genome and harbors:
- a CDS encoding FHA domain-containing protein encodes the protein MLAALFGDPTRFATTWYQWGVALGLAVTIVTSLWVFFDCQRRQLSAPLWKAFSLISALVVAPGAVLSLFPNLAQGPGEMAILLAYLGAFATLVALITLVLYSAGIGVHALEAAAGPELTEAPAEEAPTLAAAPTITRLTPAPSPPPLRRRPDPSPPAATQVIGSQVIDLSSPLDDRTRVLQPELSQPLPLAWLVVMNGPRAGKEFRLDVLTDIGRDSRYNPASVEDPTMSRQHARVRLEKEGFVIYDLASANGLLVNGQKEQRRKLENSDRITIGQTVFGFMLVAEDPPAGSPPPPPVAPPANNAEMPVAAN